The proteins below are encoded in one region of Tomitella fengzijianii:
- the steA gene encoding putative cytokinetic ring protein SteA encodes MKMPALLSRSTDALPGTVGLARVGRNTTKLLGRVGEGDIVVLDEVDLDRVTADALVEAKVAAVVNASESVSGRYPNLGPEVLVSAGITLIDRAGEDALRKVKDGARVRVHEGAVYSGERRLTGGAEMTQAEIADLMIEAKTGLVNHLEAFSGNAIEFIRSESPLLIDGVGVPDIDIDLDGRHVVVVSDGPDHAEDLKRLKSFVKEYSPVLVGVGKGADALVKGGYRPDLIVADPADVTSETLRCGAQVVLPADQDGHAAGLERIQDLGIGAMTFPAAGSPTDLALLLADHHGAALIVTVGASASLDDFFDRSRGDSNPSAFLTRLKVGQKLVDGKAVATLYRSRVSGLAVTMLILAALLAVVAAVAVTGTGQEIIDWAVDTWNSVAVKFQELFT; translated from the coding sequence CAGACGCGCTCCCGGGCACTGTCGGCCTCGCCCGGGTTGGCCGCAACACGACCAAGCTGCTCGGCCGGGTGGGTGAGGGCGACATCGTCGTTCTGGACGAGGTGGACCTCGACCGGGTCACCGCGGACGCGCTGGTGGAGGCCAAGGTGGCCGCTGTCGTGAACGCGTCGGAGTCGGTCTCCGGGCGCTACCCCAACCTGGGGCCGGAGGTCCTGGTGTCGGCGGGGATCACGCTCATCGACCGTGCGGGCGAAGACGCGCTGCGCAAGGTCAAGGACGGCGCGCGGGTGCGTGTCCACGAGGGGGCGGTGTACTCGGGGGAGCGGCGGCTGACCGGCGGCGCGGAGATGACGCAGGCCGAGATCGCGGACCTGATGATCGAGGCCAAGACCGGCCTGGTCAACCATCTCGAGGCGTTCTCCGGCAACGCGATCGAATTCATCCGGAGCGAGAGCCCCCTGCTGATCGACGGCGTCGGCGTGCCGGACATCGACATCGATCTCGACGGCCGCCACGTGGTGGTCGTGTCGGACGGCCCCGATCACGCGGAGGACCTCAAGCGGCTCAAGTCGTTCGTCAAGGAGTATTCCCCGGTCCTCGTGGGGGTGGGCAAGGGCGCGGATGCGCTGGTGAAGGGCGGCTACCGGCCGGACCTCATCGTGGCCGACCCGGCAGACGTGACCTCGGAGACGCTGCGGTGCGGCGCGCAGGTCGTGCTCCCGGCCGACCAGGACGGGCACGCCGCCGGCCTGGAGCGGATCCAGGACCTGGGCATCGGGGCGATGACGTTCCCCGCCGCCGGGTCGCCCACCGACCTGGCGCTGCTGCTCGCCGACCATCACGGGGCGGCGCTCATCGTCACGGTCGGCGCCAGTGCCTCGCTGGACGACTTCTTCGACCGGAGCCGCGGTGATTCGAACCCGTCGGCGTTCCTCACCAGGCTCAAGGTCGGGCAGAAGCTCGTCGACGGCAAGGCCGTCGCAACCCTGTACCGGAGTCGCGTGTCCGGGCTGGCGGTCACGATGCTGATCCTCGCGGCCCTGCTCGCCGTGGTGGCCGCGGTGGCCGTCACCGGCACCGGGCAGGAGATCATCGACTGGGCCGTCGACACCTGGAACTCGGTCGCCGTGAAGTTCCAGGAGCTCTTCACGTGA
- a CDS encoding copper transporter: protein MISLRQHAISIAAIFLALAIGVVLGSSVLSDNLLSGLTDDKQDLQSQVHDLQSQANAQNLQLQAADGFDSAIAGRVVGGSLTDRTVVVFTTPSAAPESVDAAVGLVAAAGGKVTGQVGLTEAFVTAQGADQLRATVTNVVPAGVQLSTAAVDPGSMGGDLLGSVLMLDPQTAEPQSTPAERDLAMQTLRSGGFISYQDGTVAPGQLALVVTGTSDNGNKGPIVARFAAAMDSRGAGTVLAGDAGSAEGNGAVAVARSDAAISNHLSTVDNVERSAGRISTVLALREELEGRSGQLGVGPGAGALTVS, encoded by the coding sequence GTGATCTCGCTACGCCAGCACGCGATCTCCATCGCCGCGATCTTCCTGGCTCTCGCGATCGGGGTCGTGCTGGGATCTTCGGTGCTCTCCGACAACCTGCTGTCCGGCCTGACCGACGACAAGCAGGACCTGCAGTCCCAGGTGCACGACCTGCAGTCGCAGGCGAACGCGCAGAATCTGCAGCTCCAGGCGGCCGACGGGTTCGATTCGGCCATCGCGGGTCGCGTGGTCGGAGGATCCCTCACGGATCGCACCGTGGTCGTCTTCACGACGCCGAGCGCCGCGCCGGAGAGCGTGGACGCGGCGGTGGGCCTCGTGGCGGCCGCGGGCGGCAAGGTCACCGGGCAGGTCGGGTTGACCGAGGCGTTCGTGACCGCGCAAGGGGCGGACCAGTTGCGGGCGACCGTGACCAACGTCGTTCCCGCGGGGGTGCAGCTGAGCACCGCCGCCGTCGACCCGGGCAGCATGGGCGGCGACCTGCTGGGTTCGGTGCTGATGCTGGATCCGCAGACGGCGGAGCCCCAGTCGACTCCGGCGGAGCGTGATCTGGCGATGCAGACGCTGCGATCCGGCGGGTTCATCTCCTACCAGGACGGGACCGTCGCACCGGGGCAGCTCGCGCTGGTCGTGACAGGCACGTCCGACAACGGGAACAAGGGCCCGATCGTCGCCCGGTTCGCGGCGGCGATGGACTCCCGGGGCGCCGGGACCGTGCTCGCCGGCGATGCGGGCTCGGCGGAAGGCAACGGCGCGGTGGCGGTGGCGCGCTCGGATGCGGCGATCTCCAACCACCTGAGCACCGTCGACAACGTCGAGCGCAGCGCGGGCAGGATCAGCACGGTGCTGGCGCTGCGCGAGGAGCTCGAGGGCCGTTCCGGACAGCTCGGGGTGGGCCCGGGGGCCGGTGCGCTGACGGTGTCGTAG
- a CDS encoding CTP synthase: MQLPRRSARISTKYLFVTGGVASSLGKGLTASSLGQLLTSRGLRVTMQKLDPYLNVDPGTMNPFQHGEVFVTEDGAETDLDIGHYERFLDRDLSGFANVTTGQVYSDVIAKERRGEYLGDTVQVIPHITDEIKRRILAMAGEDDEGSVPDVVITEIGGTVGDIESQPFLEAARQIRHDVGRDNVFFMHVSLIPYLAPSGELKTKPTQHSVAALRNIGIQPDALILRADRDVPDPLRAKIALMCDVDIDGVISTPDAPSIYDIPKVLHRAQLDAYVVRKLGLPFRDVDWTIWGDLLKRVHEPTETVRLALVGKYVDLPDAYLSVTEALRAGGFAHRARVEIVWVPSDDCESEAGAQAALGEVDGVLIPGGFGIRGIEGKVGAIRFARTRRIPLLGLCLGLQCVVIEAARAAGIEQAGSTEFDPDTPDPVISTMADQEAAVAGEADLGGTMRLGAYPAQLQPGSVVAEAYGAETISERHRHRYEVNNAYRDRIAATGLEFSGTSPDGRLVEFVELPRELHPFFVATQAHPELKSRPTRPHPLFDVFVAAALAYKAEERLPVDIPGRDGAAQATAATEEDGADADAAGDDAERARPGVRAGAED, translated from the coding sequence TTGCAACTGCCACGCCGTTCAGCGCGTATTTCGACCAAGTACCTCTTCGTCACCGGCGGCGTCGCGTCGTCGCTGGGCAAGGGACTCACCGCGTCCAGCCTGGGCCAGCTGCTGACCTCCCGGGGACTCCGGGTGACGATGCAGAAGCTGGACCCGTATCTCAACGTGGATCCGGGCACCATGAACCCGTTCCAGCACGGCGAGGTCTTCGTCACCGAGGACGGCGCGGAAACCGACCTGGACATCGGCCACTACGAGCGTTTCCTGGACAGGGACCTGTCCGGCTTCGCGAACGTCACCACCGGTCAGGTGTACTCGGACGTGATCGCCAAGGAGCGCCGCGGGGAGTATCTGGGCGATACCGTCCAGGTGATCCCGCACATCACCGACGAGATCAAGCGCCGCATCCTCGCCATGGCCGGCGAGGACGACGAGGGCAGCGTCCCGGACGTCGTGATCACGGAGATCGGCGGCACGGTCGGCGACATCGAGTCGCAACCGTTCCTGGAGGCCGCACGCCAGATCCGGCACGACGTGGGCCGCGACAACGTCTTCTTCATGCACGTGTCGCTGATCCCCTACCTGGCCCCGTCCGGTGAGCTGAAGACCAAGCCCACCCAGCACTCGGTGGCCGCGCTGCGGAACATCGGCATCCAGCCCGATGCGCTGATCCTGCGCGCGGACCGGGACGTGCCGGACCCGTTGCGGGCCAAGATCGCGCTGATGTGCGACGTCGACATCGACGGCGTCATCTCCACCCCGGATGCGCCGTCCATCTACGACATCCCCAAGGTGCTGCACCGGGCCCAGCTGGACGCCTACGTGGTACGCAAGCTCGGCCTGCCGTTCCGCGACGTCGACTGGACCATTTGGGGCGACCTGCTCAAGCGGGTGCACGAGCCCACCGAGACCGTCCGCCTGGCGCTCGTCGGCAAGTACGTCGACCTGCCGGACGCATATCTTTCGGTCACCGAAGCGCTGCGCGCCGGGGGGTTCGCCCACCGTGCGCGGGTGGAGATCGTGTGGGTGCCCTCCGACGACTGCGAATCGGAAGCGGGTGCGCAGGCCGCGCTGGGCGAGGTGGACGGCGTGCTCATTCCGGGCGGGTTCGGCATCCGCGGCATCGAGGGCAAAGTGGGGGCCATCCGGTTCGCGCGCACGCGCCGGATTCCGCTCCTGGGCCTGTGCCTCGGACTGCAGTGCGTGGTCATCGAGGCGGCGCGCGCGGCGGGGATCGAGCAGGCCGGATCGACGGAGTTCGACCCGGACACGCCCGATCCGGTGATCTCGACGATGGCCGACCAGGAGGCGGCGGTCGCGGGTGAGGCCGATCTCGGCGGCACGATGCGACTGGGCGCGTATCCGGCGCAGCTGCAGCCCGGTTCGGTGGTGGCGGAGGCGTACGGGGCGGAGACCATCAGCGAGCGGCACCGCCACCGTTACGAGGTCAACAACGCCTACCGCGACCGGATCGCGGCGACGGGCCTGGAATTCAGCGGCACGTCGCCCGACGGCAGGCTCGTCGAGTTCGTCGAGCTGCCGCGGGAACTCCATCCGTTCTTCGTCGCGACGCAAGCGCACCCGGAACTGAAGAGCCGGCCCACTCGGCCGCACCCGCTGTTCGACGTGTTCGTCGCCGCCGCCCTCGCCTACAAGGCGGAGGAGCGGCTGCCGGTGGACATCCCCGGCCGCGATGGCGCAGCACAGGCCACGGCGGCCACGGAAGAGGACGGTGCGGACGCGGATGCAGCGGGCGATGACGCGGAACGCGCGCGTCCGGGAGTCCGCGCGGGTGCGGAGGACTGA
- a CDS encoding NUDIX domain-containing protein, with amino-acid sequence MADDGAEDRERHEFSVEGSETVYDGAIVALRVDEVAMPGGTTARREVVEHHAAVVIAAVDEDDRITLIRQYRHPLGRRIWELPAGLMDVTGEAALAGAQRELHEEAGLRAARWSVLVDLAASPGFTDETLRVYLAEGLTDAGRPEAQDEEADLEVRAVALSEAVAMVFTGEIVNAAAVAGILAVSAVRAGHGRTRKVDSPPLVTAEAFAARAESRGGR; translated from the coding sequence ATGGCCGACGATGGCGCCGAGGACCGGGAACGGCACGAGTTCTCCGTGGAGGGGTCGGAGACCGTCTACGACGGCGCGATCGTCGCCCTCCGGGTGGACGAGGTGGCGATGCCGGGCGGCACGACCGCCCGGCGCGAGGTGGTGGAGCACCACGCCGCGGTGGTCATCGCCGCCGTCGACGAGGACGACCGGATCACGCTCATCCGCCAGTACCGGCATCCTCTGGGAAGACGGATCTGGGAGCTGCCCGCCGGCCTGATGGACGTCACCGGCGAGGCGGCCCTGGCGGGCGCGCAACGTGAACTGCACGAGGAGGCCGGGCTGCGGGCTGCACGGTGGTCGGTGCTCGTGGACCTGGCCGCGTCGCCCGGATTCACGGACGAGACGCTGCGCGTGTACCTGGCGGAGGGGCTCACCGACGCGGGCAGGCCCGAGGCGCAGGACGAGGAGGCCGACCTCGAGGTGCGGGCGGTGGCGCTGAGCGAGGCGGTGGCCATGGTGTTCACCGGTGAGATCGTCAATGCGGCCGCGGTGGCGGGCATTCTGGCGGTGTCCGCCGTGCGTGCCGGTCACGGACGGACCCGCAAGGTGGACAGCCCTCCGCTGGTGACCGCCGAGGCCTTCGCCGCGCGCGCAGAGTCGCGGGGCGGCCGCTGA
- the xerD gene encoding site-specific tyrosine recombinase XerD, whose protein sequence is MEPAEEAETAQADSVPAVTAPARADALSVQIRGYLDHLTVERGAAHNTLTSYTRDLNRYGAYLRSVDVHDLADVTEATVAGFLADMRRGAPADGIPPLAASSAARALVAARGLHKFAAAERLIPADVAREVHPPRAGRRLPKALTVDEVLRLLEAAGGTGDAAEGGSGGQSAVPRGLRDRALLETLYSTGARISEAIALDVDDIDAETRSVILAGKGGKERIVPVGRPALAAIDAYLVRGRPALAKRGGAAMFLNARGGRLSRQSAWQVLQDAASRAGIAAGVSPHTLRHSFATHLLDGGADVRVVQELLGHASVSTTQVYTMVTVTALREVWAGAHPRAR, encoded by the coding sequence ATGGAACCCGCGGAGGAGGCCGAGACGGCGCAGGCGGATTCCGTGCCTGCGGTGACGGCCCCGGCGCGAGCCGACGCGCTGAGCGTCCAGATCCGCGGGTACCTGGACCACCTCACCGTGGAGCGCGGAGCGGCGCACAACACGCTCACCTCCTACACGCGCGATCTGAACAGATACGGCGCCTACCTGCGATCAGTGGACGTGCACGACCTCGCGGACGTGACGGAGGCGACGGTGGCGGGGTTCCTCGCGGACATGCGGCGCGGCGCCCCCGCGGACGGCATTCCGCCGTTGGCGGCGAGTTCGGCCGCACGCGCGCTCGTCGCTGCGCGCGGGTTGCACAAGTTCGCGGCGGCCGAACGGCTCATCCCCGCGGACGTGGCGCGGGAGGTGCACCCGCCCCGCGCGGGCAGACGGCTGCCGAAGGCGCTGACGGTGGACGAGGTGCTCCGCCTTCTCGAGGCGGCGGGCGGCACGGGCGACGCGGCCGAAGGCGGCAGCGGGGGGCAATCCGCAGTGCCGCGCGGTCTGCGCGACCGGGCACTGCTGGAAACGCTCTACTCGACGGGGGCGCGGATCTCCGAGGCGATCGCGCTCGACGTCGACGACATCGACGCGGAGACGCGTTCGGTGATCCTCGCGGGCAAGGGCGGAAAGGAGCGCATCGTCCCCGTGGGCCGGCCGGCGCTCGCCGCCATCGACGCCTACCTGGTGCGCGGCCGCCCCGCCCTGGCGAAGCGTGGGGGAGCGGCGATGTTCCTCAACGCGCGGGGCGGGCGGCTGTCGCGGCAGAGCGCATGGCAGGTTCTGCAGGACGCCGCGTCACGGGCGGGGATCGCAGCGGGGGTGTCCCCGCACACGCTGCGGCATTCGTTCGCGACGCACCTGCTCGACGGCGGGGCGGACGTGCGGGTGGTGCAGGAGCTGCTGGGGCACGCGTCGGTATCGACCACGCAGGTCTACACCATGGTGACGGTCACCGCGCTGCGGGAGGTCTGGGCCGGTGCGCACCCGCGGGCGCGTTGA
- a CDS encoding ParA family protein, translating to MFGSPERKKEAAAASDAVELGPTGRPVREIPEPGPAPRGGTARVIAMCNQKGGVGKTTSTINLGAAIAECGRRVLMVDLDPQGALSAGLGVAHHDLERTVYNLLVERGVDIDDVVMRTRVEGLDLLPSNIDLSAAEIQLVSEVGREQALARVLHPVLDRYDYVLIDCQPSLGLLTVNALACSDSVLIPMECEFFSLRGLALLNDTIDKVRDRLNPRLTLEGILVTMFDARTLHSREVMSRVVEVFGDAVFDSVISRTVRFPETSVAGEPITTWAPKSTGAQSYRTLAREVIHRTGR from the coding sequence TTGTTCGGGTCACCGGAACGCAAGAAGGAAGCCGCGGCGGCCTCGGATGCTGTGGAGCTCGGACCCACCGGGCGCCCCGTGCGCGAGATCCCCGAGCCGGGGCCGGCGCCGCGCGGCGGCACCGCGCGGGTGATCGCGATGTGCAATCAAAAGGGCGGCGTGGGGAAAACGACCTCCACGATCAACCTCGGTGCCGCGATCGCGGAGTGCGGGCGCCGGGTGCTCATGGTGGACCTCGACCCGCAGGGGGCGCTTTCGGCGGGCCTCGGCGTGGCGCACCACGACCTGGAACGCACCGTCTACAACCTCCTCGTCGAGCGCGGCGTGGATATCGACGACGTCGTCATGCGCACCCGCGTCGAGGGGCTGGACCTGCTGCCCAGCAACATCGACCTGTCGGCCGCCGAGATCCAGCTGGTGAGCGAGGTCGGCCGAGAACAGGCGCTGGCCCGCGTGCTGCACCCGGTGCTGGACCGCTACGACTACGTGCTGATCGACTGCCAGCCGTCGCTGGGGCTGCTGACGGTGAACGCGCTGGCGTGTTCGGACAGCGTCCTCATCCCCATGGAGTGCGAGTTCTTCAGCCTGCGTGGGCTCGCCCTGCTCAACGACACCATCGACAAGGTCCGCGACCGGCTCAACCCGCGCCTGACGCTCGAGGGGATCCTGGTCACGATGTTCGACGCGCGCACCTTGCACTCGCGGGAGGTCATGTCCAGAGTGGTCGAGGTCTTCGGCGACGCCGTATTCGATTCGGTGATCTCGCGGACGGTGCGGTTCCCGGAGACCTCCGTGGCCGGTGAGCCGATCACCACCTGGGCCCCGAAATCCACGGGGGCGCAGTCGTACAGGACGCTGGCGCGCGAAGTCATCCACCGCACGGGCCGGTGA
- a CDS encoding segregation and condensation protein A: MTAGGAEPVVQAAADVSAQTASDQADTEEPRSADAGFTVRLQNFEGPFDLLLQLIGQHRMDVTEVALHVVTDDFIAYTKQLGAQMGLDQTTEFLVIASTLLDLKAARLLPSGEVEDEADLELLEIRDLLFARILQYRAYKQVAELFRELEAAALQRYPAAVPLEERFTDLLPEVRIGAGPERLAEIAAYAMRPKEVPSVGLDHLHAPRVSVQEHAQRIVELLRRRGADAPATFTELVDECGTRLEIVARFLGLLELYRQRTVTFDQPEPLGDLLVEWTGEGDAEDIDDEEYA; this comes from the coding sequence GTGACCGCAGGGGGCGCGGAACCGGTCGTGCAGGCGGCGGCCGACGTATCCGCGCAGACTGCGAGCGATCAGGCCGACACCGAGGAGCCCCGCTCCGCGGACGCGGGCTTCACCGTGCGGCTGCAGAACTTCGAGGGCCCGTTCGACCTGCTGCTCCAGCTGATCGGCCAGCACCGGATGGACGTGACCGAAGTGGCGTTGCACGTGGTCACCGATGACTTCATCGCCTACACCAAGCAATTGGGCGCGCAGATGGGACTCGACCAGACGACGGAGTTCCTGGTCATCGCGTCGACGCTGCTGGACCTGAAGGCGGCGCGGCTGCTGCCCTCGGGAGAGGTGGAGGACGAGGCGGACCTGGAGCTGCTCGAGATCCGCGACCTGCTCTTCGCGCGGATCCTGCAGTATCGCGCGTACAAGCAGGTGGCGGAGCTCTTCCGGGAGCTCGAGGCGGCGGCGCTGCAGCGGTATCCGGCGGCGGTGCCTCTGGAGGAGAGGTTCACGGACCTGCTGCCGGAGGTGCGGATCGGCGCGGGTCCGGAACGGCTCGCGGAGATCGCCGCCTACGCCATGCGTCCCAAAGAGGTCCCGTCGGTGGGGCTGGACCACCTGCACGCGCCGCGCGTGTCGGTGCAGGAGCATGCGCAGCGCATCGTCGAACTGCTGCGGCGGCGCGGTGCGGACGCGCCTGCGACGTTCACCGAGCTGGTGGACGAGTGCGGCACCCGGCTGGAGATCGTCGCCCGTTTCCTGGGGCTGCTGGAGCTCTACCGCCAGCGCACGGTCACCTTCGACCAGCCCGAGCCGCTCGGCGATCTGCTGGTGGAATGGACCGGCGAGGGCGACGCCGAGGACATCGACGACGAGGAGTACGCATGA
- the scpB gene encoding SMC-Scp complex subunit ScpB, which produces MTTAGDAGGTDGAGGADADAAPLTDERVDAIIESLLLVADSPVPAEVFADVLDVPQARAEERLASISRRYDDTGGGMDLRFTGDGWRLFTRTENAPYVERLLLDGTRATLTRAALETLAVIAYRQPVTRTRVAAVRGVNADGVMRTLVARGLITEAGPDPETRGTLYTTTGLFLERLGLDSLEDLPPLAPLLPDEDVIEYIGDNLDDDPRVMRMHARSSSTEENTTEIDVDEH; this is translated from the coding sequence ATGACGACGGCCGGTGATGCAGGCGGTACCGACGGGGCAGGCGGGGCCGACGCGGACGCCGCGCCGCTGACCGACGAGCGGGTGGACGCCATCATCGAATCCCTGCTGCTGGTGGCGGACTCGCCGGTCCCGGCCGAGGTGTTCGCGGACGTGCTCGACGTCCCGCAGGCTCGCGCGGAGGAGCGGCTGGCGTCGATCTCCCGGCGGTACGACGACACGGGCGGCGGAATGGACCTGCGCTTCACGGGCGACGGGTGGCGGCTGTTCACGCGCACCGAGAACGCGCCGTATGTCGAACGGCTGTTGCTGGACGGGACGCGCGCCACATTGACCAGGGCCGCGCTCGAGACGCTGGCGGTGATCGCCTACCGTCAACCGGTGACCCGTACCCGCGTGGCGGCGGTGCGCGGGGTCAACGCGGACGGCGTGATGCGTACCCTTGTGGCGCGGGGTCTGATCACCGAGGCCGGACCGGACCCCGAGACGCGCGGGACGCTGTACACCACCACGGGACTGTTCCTGGAACGGCTCGGGCTGGACTCCCTGGAGGATCTTCCTCCGCTGGCGCCGCTGCTGCCGGACGAGGACGTCATCGAGTACATCGGCGACAACCTCGACGACGACCCGCGGGTCATGAGAATGCACGCGCGCTCCTCCTCGACGGAGGAGAACACAACCGAAATAGATGTGGACGAACACTGA
- a CDS encoding pseudouridine synthase, protein MLSFARPARNQSDGPAATSFEGSSGGGGEGVRLQKVLAQAGVASRRAAEILIDRGRVEVDGQIVTRQGMRIDPTESVVRVDGVRIVIDQDMVYLALNKPRGWQSTMSDDLGRPCIGDIVAERVMAGQRIFHVGRLDAETEGLILLTNDGELAHRLMHPSYEILKTYLATLDGRIPRNLGRILADGVELEDGPVHVDKFSVVDLGETRTMVRVVLHEGRKHIVRRLFEEVGHPVLELVRTDVGPVSLGDQRPGTLRVLRGAEVAELYAKVGM, encoded by the coding sequence ATGCTCAGCTTCGCCCGCCCGGCCCGCAACCAGTCCGACGGGCCCGCGGCGACCTCGTTCGAGGGGAGTTCCGGCGGTGGCGGCGAGGGCGTGCGCCTGCAGAAGGTGCTGGCGCAGGCGGGTGTCGCATCACGGAGGGCCGCGGAGATCCTCATCGACAGGGGACGCGTGGAGGTCGACGGTCAGATCGTCACACGCCAGGGGATGCGCATCGACCCCACCGAGTCCGTCGTCCGCGTCGACGGTGTCCGCATCGTGATCGACCAGGACATGGTGTATCTGGCGCTGAACAAGCCGCGCGGGTGGCAGTCGACGATGTCCGACGACCTGGGCCGGCCGTGCATCGGCGACATCGTCGCCGAGCGGGTCATGGCGGGCCAGCGGATCTTCCACGTCGGCAGGCTCGACGCCGAGACCGAGGGGCTGATCCTGCTCACCAACGACGGCGAGCTTGCACACCGGCTCATGCACCCGTCGTACGAGATCCTCAAGACCTACCTGGCGACCCTCGACGGCCGCATCCCCCGCAATCTGGGCCGGATCCTGGCGGACGGCGTGGAACTCGAGGACGGGCCGGTGCACGTCGACAAGTTCTCCGTGGTCGACCTGGGGGAGACCCGCACCATGGTGCGGGTGGTGCTGCACGAGGGGCGCAAACACATCGTGCGCCGGTTGTTCGAGGAGGTCGGGCACCCGGTGCTGGAGCTGGTACGCACCGACGTCGGGCCCGTGTCGCTCGGCGACCAACGTCCCGGCACGCTCCGGGTGCTGCGCGGCGCCGAGGTGGCCGAGCTCTACGCCAAGGTGGGAATGTGA
- the cmk gene encoding (d)CMP kinase — MAIDGPSGTGKSSVSRQVAHRIGAGYLDTGAMYRVATLHVLRGAVDIADPVAVAAAVRGLPVSVGSDALVEEILLSGEDVSAEIRGDAVTAAVSAVSAVPDVRTALVEVQRILGSARERMVVEGRDIGTVVLPGADVKVFLTATAEARAQRRNSQNMAAGGADDYDAVLESVRRRDHLDSTRAVSPLRPAEDARVVDTSDMGFDEVVQLLTGLARESMGAAL, encoded by the coding sequence ATGGCGATCGACGGGCCGTCGGGCACCGGCAAGTCCAGTGTGTCCCGCCAGGTGGCGCACCGCATCGGCGCCGGGTACCTCGACACCGGGGCGATGTACCGGGTGGCGACGCTGCACGTGCTGCGCGGGGCGGTGGACATCGCCGACCCGGTGGCGGTCGCCGCCGCCGTGCGTGGGCTCCCGGTGTCGGTCGGCTCCGACGCCCTCGTCGAGGAGATCCTCCTGAGTGGCGAGGACGTCTCGGCGGAGATCCGCGGCGATGCCGTGACGGCGGCGGTCTCCGCCGTGTCGGCGGTGCCGGATGTGCGCACGGCCCTGGTGGAGGTCCAGCGCATCCTGGGTTCCGCGCGGGAACGGATGGTGGTCGAGGGGCGGGACATCGGCACCGTCGTGTTGCCCGGCGCCGACGTGAAGGTGTTCCTCACCGCGACGGCCGAGGCCCGCGCGCAGCGGCGCAACAGCCAGAACATGGCAGCCGGCGGCGCCGACGACTACGACGCGGTCCTGGAATCTGTCCGCCGGCGCGACCACCTGGACTCCACGCGCGCCGTCTCGCCGCTGCGGCCGGCCGAGGACGCGCGCGTGGTGGACACCAGCGACATGGGATTCGACGAAGTCGTGCAGCTCCTCACCGGGCTTGCGCGCGAGAGCATGGGAGCAGCCCTATGA